TACTTTTCCATAATGTCAAAGGAGATATTGCTGCCCCCGCACACGACAACCACCACGACGCTCTCCCTCGTGAGCCCCGGCACGAGCCGGCGCAGCATCCCGTTGTAGCACACCGCCGGGCACACGCCGCACGCCAGCTCCACGAGAAtgtgctcctcgtcggcgaagcgGCGGCACGCGCGGATCGCCTCCGCGTCGGACAGGACGGCCGTCGACACCGTCTCGCGCCGCGCGTACTCGAATGCCTTGTCGCagacgcgccgcgcgcccaggCTCGTCGCCAGGCTCGTAATGGCCGGCAACGTGACGAGttggcccgcggcgagggactGCGAGAGGGCGTCTGCGCCCTTtgtctcgacggcgacgactcgcGTCGCGCTcatgcccgtctcgtcgaggccctgcaTGATGCCGCAGAAGAGAccccctccgccgacgcTGCACACGACTGCATCGATCTTGTCAATGACCGGTTCGCCGCCGTTTGTCGCCGAATGCCCACCCCCGTTCAGGCCGTTTGCGGTTACATGTacctcatggccgccattGCCCGACGgtctgctcgccgccgccgtggcgatCGGGTAGTGTCTCGTCACGCCGCGAATCTGGCGCGCCAGCTCCCGCGATATGTGCGCGTGGCCGTCCCATATCTCAGGCGCGTCAAAGGGCGGCACGTacacggcggcctcgcccttgCGACGGGCGTCCTCCATGACCGTCTCAGTGAGGTACGCGTTGGCCTCCTGCCACGAGGCACCGCGCTGGATCACGTCCGATGCGCCAGCCTGCCGCAGCTTGGCAATCATAAACGGCGTCGTGGACATgggcacgacgacggtggcgagACAGCCCAGCGTGACGGCCGCGTGGACGCACGCGAGCCCTGCGttgccggccgaggagctgtaAAAGTGCGCCACGAGCGTcgggtcgtcgcccgcggcggcgcgcgcggcggccagccgctCGACGATGAAGTTGCCGATGCCCCGCGACTTGAACGACCCGGATGGCTGTACGTTCTCAAGCTTGAGAAGGACATTGCTGGAGGGGTTTTCTGGGCGTCAGAGCTGAGGTTGGGGGCAGAAAAGGGGGGGTTGGTGCGTCCTTGTGGCCGCCAACTCACCAGCCAACGAGCTCAGACAGCGAGGCGGACTTGATGAGTGGCGTCTCGATCCAGGGGATCTTCATGCCGCGCGTGCCGTTGCCTGCGGTCATGATGCAACCAGTGACCAGGCGACAAACCGCGAGCGGCAGGGGGCGGCGAGATCCTCAATGGCACAGAAGCGGGTGTCTACTTTCCAGTGCCGAGAGTATGTGCTATGCGAGCTGTATGTACAAAGTTATGTCCAAGGAGGCTGGACCATgatggcagcggcgtggCGTCAAAGTCGGTGCGCCGCAAaaccggcggcgacgtggagtTGGGCTGCTTCACCCGATCTTCACTCTGGGAACGAACGCCACCGCTTTATTATTTactagcagcagcggcgggggccgAGCCCTTCCAGCGTCATTGCGCCCTTCTGTCAGGCAAGGTAAGGGCCTGGTGGATCATTCATCAATTGCGCTTCCAGGAGAAACCAACCGCGCCAGGGTCTTGTTCCCCCCTCCATCATGCATCTATTCCCAATctggcggacggacgggcaagGCCGGCCTACATTCACTTTCCAATCGCAGCCTTGGAAGAACATGGAACTGGCACGCACATTTGCACACGCGATGCGTCCGTCTGCCGATTGTCTATTTAGTGGCTGTCCAATCCCGGGCAGTCCTCCGACGACACCTTGACAATCTTGTTGTACGGCGCCGGCTGCGTCCAGATGATGTTGAAGGCGTCGTCCGGGTAGTTGTCCACCTTTTTGGCCCCCAGCGCCTCCGCGATGTTGTTGAGCTGCTTGTGCTCCCAGCTGCCGTGTCGCACTTTTGTCAGTAATGAGGCTGACACGGAAACGCCGCATCTGCCCGCGCCGGGAAGGAAACAGAGCACGGCGCTTAGGGGGGGCGATGGGGGGGAAGACATGGACGCACCAGATGAGAATGTTGCCCTGGCCCTTGTATCCGTCAACCACGTCCTGCACGCAGTCCGTGTCGTCGCGGTCGCACGACACGTCGATCTTGATGCCCAGGTCTGCGGCCAGAGGCTTTACCGTGTCGcgaggccgcgcgcgggAACCGTCTGCGCATCAAATGTACGCAACGTCAGTCACCAACTCAACAGGGTCAGCCAGacgacccgccgccgtcctcgattCGCAACGGAACGGGGATCCTCCAagggccaccaccacggctTGCTTACCGGACTGAGGCGTCTGGGCCATGATGTGGCCGATGTTGTATGGCGAGCTCGCCCCAAAGACTTTGCGCAGGCACTCGGCACGctgcttgcccttgtcgcTGAGGCCGTTTCCGCCATCCGCGGGCTtctcgccgtggcggatGAGGTACACGGTCGGCTTGGCTGCCGCAAacgccgcgctggccaaCAAGACGAGTGCGCCGAGCTTCATGATGTCTTTCTCTGGTGTTGTCGGTGCGCTGAGCAGCTGGCTCTCCAGgtcagccgccgcagacgtGTCCCTTATTATAAGCCCACGGTCCCGGGGCGGTGGCTTgcaggcagtcagtcagccccTTGTGCCGTCTTCCCGGCTCGGTGTCCAAGTAAGAAGCGCCCCAGGTAATCATTTGATGTTacagcgcgcgcagcagcaggcaacACGCCGCTTCGCCCGGAGTGGGTGCGGATCGAGACGATCTTTACCAGGGTCCAGTATCGTCCCGAGAAACGACACACGTGGGGGAATCGGGGCGCCGCTGCGCAGGACGCGAATCCTGCCTTACTACCCTCCACAGCCCAAACCTCGCGTATTATACCGGgaatcggcggcggcggcagctccgcCGGACGGCCTTTGCAGATCCAAATGGCGCTTTCTCAAACCTCATGAGGCGTACGGAGACACTTGTTGATGGCGAGGTGGACTTGGTACCTGATGCGACGCAAGGGGGCACGGGGCGATCCCGGGGTTCGCCGGTGGTGGGATTCGAAGGATGCGGATGCTGGCTTCCAACGCAACATGGAAAATGCCCCCAAACATTtacgagccgccgccagggccacgTACGGGAACAACCCGATATGTACACGATGCGAATCGGCAAATGCTGCATGTGGCCTCATTGAGGCCTGCGCTATACCCTGAACATGATGAACTTGCTTCgtccatgccgccgacgcttCACAAACTACGTGGGAACATGCAAGTGGTGACTTCGTTTCTCCCCATTTCATTCGAGGAGGGCCGTTAATTTGGTTTTTCCAAGGGACCGCTTATTTGATCGTGAATTAACTTCAACTCTAGTGTACCCTTATCTAACTCTATAACTCTGAACTAGGCGACTTACGCAAACCAGCATCGAGACAGGCCTCCCACCTGATGTCGCTCATTACTGCTGTGCACCCCTCACATGCTCATCTTCTACTCGTCTCCTCAATACACGCCTCAAAGACAGCGGCAATGTCCAGCACCTTGCCATCGTACCCGCTCCCGCCGAGGATTGTAACACCAAATGGCAACTTGACTCCTTGCTCGACTTCCACGAATCCGGCATTGACGCTGACACCACACATATCAACCACATTTGCCGCATGAGTGAACATGCCCAACCTAGAATTGAGCGCAATCGGATCTCCCGACATCTCCTCGATCGTGGGGTGGCAGGGCACACTGGGGACCACGAGAACATCGATGCCGCCCTCCAGGGTATCAAAAGTGTTTCTCGCCTGCATGGTGTATTGCGCCTGTGCGGCTTGGTCATTGAATACCTGCCATGGCTTCAGGTGCGTAGAAAGGGCAGATTCATAAAGGGCCTTGGTCGTAGGATGGAGGCTGTTGATGTTCTTGATGAAAAAGTCGTGTCCAATTGAAGCGAGCCGCTCATGCACCAGGGTTGCATCGTAGAGAAGATCACCGGCTTTGGCGAACGGTGTGAAGTCTATGTCGATCAATCTTCCTCCGCAAGATTGCAGCTTCTCAACGGCTGCTTTAAACAAATCCTGGTACGCCTTGGAGCACTGTTGCAAGAGCGAGGACGGGGGGATCCCAAACGTGAACCCTCCTTCTTCTGGCCCCCGGAAGTCCACTTTCCACGTCGACAAGCTGTTTGGTGTCTTGGCGTACGGATCTAGTGAATCGTGCCGGTCAATGATGTGCCAAACTTGCCGCGCATCGGCTATGCACGGCGCCAGGACTGTGATGGCGTCAAGGCTCTTGCATGCCGGCACCAGTCCCCGAGCAGAGATGGTCCCCTTGGTCGGCTTGAAGCCAACAATGCCGTTCAAGGCGGCTGGGACACGGGTGCTCCCCGCCGTGTCTGTCCCAACAGCGAAGGAAACGAGCCcggccgcgaccgcgacgccTGACCCAGACGAAGAGCCGCCTGATATGTGACGATTGCTGTACACGCTGTGCGGAGTCCCGTATGGTGACCTGCATCCGGACAGGCCCGTCGCAAGCTGGTCCAGATTCGTTTTACCAATGTACAaggcgccagcagcgagtAGGTGCTGGATACACGGAGCTGTGGAAGTAGCCGTGTAGGCAAAGCTCTCACACGCCACAGTAGTAACGATCCCTGCCACGTCGATGCTGTCTTTGACCGCAAAGGGTACTCCGAAAAGAGGAGACAGCGGTTTGCCGGCGTACTCtgcggagagggcggcggctgcccgtAGGACGTCGTCCCGCGCCTGTTTCGAGATCCAGACCGCGGGGTCTGTTGCCTGGTACTTGTCGATCTTATCAAAGACCAGATTGACAACGGCCGCCGGGTCTACAAGGCCATGCTTGTAGAGGCGCTGTAGCTCAGAGACTGAGGGGAGCTCGACATCCGGAGCAAGAGCGCCAGGAGGCGCGCTGGGTTTGGGGAGCTGTTCCACTTGAGACAGAAAGTCGGAGCTGTGGCCGATGTATCCGAAGAGTCCGTCTTGGCCGCAAATGATATCCAGCGAGGTCGTCACCATCTGCTGGTCGAAACCCCCTGTGCAGTCGGAGAGAATGCAGCATTCGTAGCCGCGGTCGTTGCACTCTCGcaatgtcgtcgtcacgcAACACCTTTTCCCTCCCCAGTCAGCCACCGCCCCCGCGTATCAATCGCGGCTTGCTTTCTTGCTTCTCAATCGACTTACTCAGTTGTAACACCCGAAAACAGCAAATGGGTTATCCCCCTGGCCAACAGCATTCGATGCAATCCCGTACCCCAGAAGCTCCCCTTTCCAGGCTTGTCGATGACGATTTCGCCAGGGTGTGGCGTCAGCTCGTCGATGACATCGTGACCCCATTCACCCCTCACCAACAGCCTTCCCATGGGTCCTTGGTCGCCGATACCCATTGCGTGGTGGCCATTCGGCGCGCTGACCTGCCGCAGCTTTTTGGCCGCAGGCAAGTCCGAAAGATCTGGGCGATGGCCTTCTCGCGTGTGAATCACATGCATCCCAATGGAACGCGCGGCATCGAGCGCTTTCCGAACCGTCGGCACGATCTTGCGAACAGATGAGAAGATCTCGGGGTTTCCGCATTGGATGTACCCGAAGCCATTGGGATCCAAAAAGTCTCGCTgcatgtcgatgatgatCAACGCCGTGGTTGCAATCGGACACTGGAAGGCGTAGGGCCGCGAATTGGGGAATGACAGTTTGGTTGTCGCCATGTCGCCGGTCTCACGGAGTGCTTTCGATCGACCCTGCAATGGCAGTAGAGCAAGACGCTCATCGCAGTTGTGCGACGGGACCATGAGAGCATATAGTTCACACTGTCCGCCTCGAAAGAAATGGCGGTGCGCCAGATGAGAAGCCCCGCGCGACAACGTGGCGtcgggccgccggcgagatgACGTTGGGTAACGATAAGAATGATAATCAATTAGTTATCTTGAATCAAAGCCTGAGCCATAGATGCATGATCTTATTCCCGAATACAGGGGTCTTATGGTGAGCGTAGACTCGTTGCGCCGGCTAAAATGGCCAGAGGGGAATGAACGCACAGCGCTAGGATCTCACTCAGGTTACCAATATCGTCCAGCGGCCCTCGTTGGTGGCTGCTTGCCAGAGTGGCGTAAGTGTTCTTCCGCTGAGAGATAACATTGAACGAATGACAAAAGTGTCAATGAACAAGGCACGATGCCAACTTGAGTAGAGGTATACTGATGATTCTTTATTCAGGCCTCATGGGCGTCAACGGTAAACAGCAAATGATACAGTCAATTCTAACTAGCCAGACCTCAAACAGACGTAGATGTAGACGAAATCCCTTTATCTTCGGACTTGGTAACATAGTCCGCCTCTATTGGCGTGGCCAACCCGTCGTTGTAGTACTCAATTCCGTCCACGACCTTCGTCTCCTCATGTATGGTGACTTCAAAGAGGGTGTCGGTCGCCGGCCAAAAGTAATTCAGCGTGCAGTACACGACGAACGCGCTGGTGAATCCCCACAAGAAGCTGATGTCGTAGATgtggacgacgtcgccgaccaaAATACTCGGCGTCACGGCATGCACCATGCCTGGCAGGTTGGGGCCGACAGAAATGAGGGAAGCTACCGCTGCGCGCCAGTTGAAGCCTCCCCTGTAACGGTACACGCCCCGACGACGGTACAGGGCCGGGATGTCAATGTGCCGTCGCTTCACGATCCAATAATCGGCACCGATGATGGCCGAAATGGGCGCCAGGAAGATGGCCAGTGAAGCCATAAAGGTCAACAGGGAGGCAGCCGACGAAATGATCTTCCACGGCACCATGACCCAGCCTCCTATGACGGttgtgatgatggcgccTCGGCGGAGGTTGATGTATTTCGGGAACAGTGTCGTCTGTAGCATTACAGTGTTTAGCAAACTTGACAAGGCCTTACATCAATTAGACGCTTACCATGTCGTTTGAGCAAGAGATGACGTTGGCCGAGATGTTTGTTCCAATCTGGCCCACGATCCAGCACAGGCCGACGAAAAATGCGCCGCAACGACCAGCCGGTCCATCCCATTGCGCAGCCAACTCGACTGGATCCCATATGTACCTTCCGTACAGCACTTTTCCAGCACTGGCAGCGATGATGCCAAAGATTCCAATGAGCGACGCCAATCCTGGCATAAAGAGCGCCTGCCAATACACTCCGTTCGACTTCTTCAGGTATCGGGTGAAGTCGGGAATGTTGGTTCCCATTGTAAGCCTGTTTGCAAAGCAGTTAGCATGGTCATTACACGCCAGAGTGAGCCCATGCAGCGATGACCGCGACTGTGGCTAGTGGCAGACGTACCATGAGCCCGTGATGCTTGACATGGACGACAGGATCAGCCAACTTTTGGTCGAGCCGGACACGgatgcctgctgctgccagatttcgccggcgccaccggccttCACGCAAAGGGCAATCACCACGGCGATCGAGGTGACCATGACGATGACCGTCTTAAACACGAAGAACCAGCTGAGCTTGTGCGGCGGGATCATAAGAAAGGGGAACTGGAGACTCCAGAACAAGACGTGAGAGCACATTTGATGTGTGGTGATGCCGACAGCCGCCGGGATTGTGTTGGGGATGTCGAGATAGGAGGGCCAGATCGCACGAATGACCTGCGTCATGGCGGTCGAGCCGGTGTATGTTTGTATTGCTGGACGGATTCGTAAGCCACTTTGGCAGGCGAAAGGGGACATGGGACGACAGCTCATGCTAAACATACCGTGCCAGAATAGAGCAGTGATCATGCGAATAACGACTGCTACTCGTGAGAGGTAGAAGCCGAAGGATGCGCGAGAGGCGACCGCAAAGTTGACGTGCAGATGCGCTCCGATAGCTCCGTTTAGGATGAGAGGGATAATGACCATGGAATAGCCAATGAGGAGACAATATAGAGCCTCCCTCCTGTGAGTGAAAGCCCGCATGTTAAAATGGTTGAATCGCTTGGAAGAGACTTGGAATTGGACTGACCATGTAAGCCCCACGGCCATGATCGACGCTGCCACCTGCCAGCCCTGGGCGTTGAGGGCATCACTGAACCAGAAGCCCAGCAGGGTCCATGTTGACCAGGTCCGGCGTTCAATCGGAGTCACATCAGAGTCAATGTTGGACCAGGTGCCTTCATCGGCAAAGGTTGTTGTCTGCTTGGGCAAGACCCAGCCCGACAGTGACTTTTTCTGCCTGACATTGTCTGTGAGTGATCCGACGCGGCGATGCAAGTATGATGCAGCCGAAGACGTGGCCGTGGTGAGCGCCATTATGGTGTCTGTCGTGCAATACACGACACAGCAGCAACCAGACTGGGTGAGGCTGAACCGAATGACACGGATGGTGAGCACATGTTGGCAACAGACTGGTGGACCTTGATGTATAAATGTGTCAGGCCATGATCAATATCGGGACACTGGGAAGGTGAAGGGGCGATAAGAATATAGGCAAATGGCAAGAGATAGGACTCGTCGGTGATATCTTCTGATCTTGTTCGTTCCGGACTGGAGCTTTAGGTCTTGCAAGACGTCTGGAGTAGCTCTGACGTCCGTTACTTGGTACACCGGGGTAAATCAGCATGCAAGATAAGACGCTCCCGCGCCGATTGGTCGCGTCGGAGCAGCAACACGGCGACGAATGCGGTAAATGTCATCCACTAGCTCAGGGTCTCCCCTTGGCCCAGCCCGTTGACGTATTAAATGGGTATGTAGTCGTTTCTGTATTGCTGTTGAGCAACTCGCTCAGAGGTCGAGTGTGAGTTGTATTGAGACATCTGTTACAGACAACATCAATGGCCGCTGTTCACGACTGGGAGCGTCAGGCGCAAGTGTCCAGGGACATACTCGCCCAATCTATTCCCAAGCAATGGCTGCTTCCTACCGACAAGCTCCCATCCGCAGAGCGAACAaacgtcctcgacgtccccAGAGAGTCGGGCATCTTGACGGAGAAGGAGCTCCAAATTACGGAGACCGACGCGACGGGCCTCGTAGAGACCATGGCCCGCGGAACATGGACAGCAGAAGAGGTTCTCATCGCCTTCTTGAAGCGCGCAACTATCGGGCATCAGCTGGTACGTTCGTCGTGTCCCTTTGCATCTTTTTCAGTATCCTTATAGCGGCAGCTCAATTTTGCCACCGAGTTCATGGTCGAAGATGCGCTTTCTCAGGCCCGAGACCTTGATTCTCACTTTCGTCGCACCGGAGAGATTGTTGGGCCGTTGCACGGCGTCCCAATCTCGGTCAAAGAAATGGTGTCTTTCAGAGGTCGGGTCACCAATACGGGGTACGTCTCGTGGACGTCGTCCAATGCCGCGTCCCAGGATGCCTTGATGATCAGGTCCTTGCGCAAGGCAGGTGCTGTGTTCCATGTCCGCACGAACCTACCACAAACATGCATGGTACGCCTTCGTCTTCCCTCGActcgcagcagccgcttGCCTTCAAGTCTAATGCTGCTCCGCTAGCATCTGGACTGCAACAACAATATCACGGGCCGAACTCACAACCCTCACAACATCCGTCTCTCCCCCGGTGGCTCGTCCGGGGGTGAATCCGCGTCTATAGGCTTCCGCTGCGCAGCCATCGGCATTGGAAGCGACATCGGCGGATCGATCCGCCTTCCTGCCGCTTTCTGTGGCTGCTACGGCATTCGACCGACTACTCTCCGTACTCCATGGAACGGGGTCGGACTGGCGGGAGAAGGTCAAGAAGGAATTCGCTGCACGTTGGGCCCACTTACCAACTCCTTACGTGACTTGGACCTGTTTATGAAGGCTGTCACAGATGGGAGGCCCTGGGATGAGGAGACATCACTAGTACCTTTGCCTTGGAAAGAGCGCGCACTCACCAAAGACATCACCATCGGCATCCTGTGGGATGACATGATCGTCCATCCACATCCGCCGGTTCAGCGAGCCATGAACGAGGCGGTAGCGAAGCTGAAGATGGCCGGCATCTTAGTGAAAGACTGGAGGCCATACAAGCATGCTCACGGCATGCGCATCATTAACGACTTGTTTTATCctgacggcgccgctgcccagcTAGCCGCCCTCGAAGCCTCTGGCGAGCCCTGGCTCCCTCTCACCAAAGAAGCCTTCACCCGTGCCCGCAAGATGACTGTCGCCGAGACCTGGACAGTCAATCTGGAGCGTGAAACATATAGAACGGAGTATCGCTCGCTAATGGAGGAGCAAGGCGTTGAGTATATTCTTTGTCCAGCCTACcttggcgttgccgccgcgcccaacGAGGCGCGATACTCGGCCTACACGGCTATATGGAACATTCTGGACATGCCCGGTGTGGTCTTTCCCAGCGGATTGAAGGTCGACCCGCATCTGGATGGGATAGAGACTGGGTACCATCCACGAAGCGCGCAAGACGAGTTGGAGTACAGGGCGTATGCGCCGGAGAAGTTTACGGACGCGCCCAtcggcctgcagctggtACGTATGCGTTCGCCTGCCACTCCCAGCTGGGCTAACACATTACGACGTTTAAATAGGTCGGGAAACGGTTTTGTGATGAGGAACTTGTCGCGGCATCCAAGGTTCTTGAAAGTATTATTCGGTCATCGTGAGGCTCAAATTGCGAACCACAAAGTGAGCTGTTTCTGCTGTTCCATCTTGTCAAGCGAGTTATCGGGACAGTTATTATAGCACAAACGTATAAATCATTTTGAGTACATCACGGGTCCTAAGGTCCACTCAACCGGCCGCTGAAGTCAGGCGTCAGCCCACTCCAGTCAGCGGGCTGCTCCGTCGTGAGCATGTGCCATTCTGTGGCCCGTTAACGTACGACCTCGTAGACACTACCGTTTCATAGACAAAAACCAAGCAATTGAACATGGGTAGAAAAAAAGAAACACCTTCTACATTATTCCAGTCTTCCAATCATTTGCTCTCGTGCACAAGGCAAATAAGCTGGTGGGCGTGTGGCTTCTTCTGCCTTTGTTGATTTGACCGGTATTATTAGCCTGTTGTAAGAAGCACACTAACTTAGTAGAAGAAAATAAATACGTGTGGCTCGAGCTGTCCCCGACCCCGCGATAACAGTGATAGCCGGGGCGCGAAAtggccgccggccagacatggagcggccggcggcgcgcttggGGCCGCTAGGGGATTGGAACATGAACAGGTGCAGCATGCCAGGCAGCGTTGATATCGATGACGCGGTATGGTGGTGACTCTGCTGACACGGAGCAGTAGCAGCGTTGGGGAATGGGAAAAGGCTGTCTCGTCTCCACAAAGCATCGTTCCGCAACAAGGGAGCACCGCGTGCTTTGCGGCTGCATGCACGTGCAAGGGGTAACATCTAGGCCTTGCATGCATACAACACCTGTTTTATATTGGCTTATTACAATGGCAAACAAGCACGTGGTCCTGTGAAGCTGACAAAACCGGTTTCCCTTTAATACTTCAATTTTAGAGAATGGAACATCTCACTATAGGCAGTCGTTCTGACCGTCTATGAATGTAGCCAAGAATGAGTTCGCTTGTTGAATCAGAACAGAGTGCACAGGTGTTCACTGACCGAGCCGCGTCGCAATCCCCGAATGAGTCGAGTCTCCATTCTTCTGCAGCATGTGATATTAACGAGAGCCAACGCGAAAGTCAGTATAGTTCGATGCTCCGGTCAGCTCACCAACCTCTGCGACACCCTCGCGCTTCCTTCGACCCGGACGGACACCCATGAATTGCCGAACCGCCAACTGATGCAACGGCAAGGTCGCTTTTGTATTAGCCGCAGAACCGAACGTCGCGAAAAAGCACACCGGGTCTACGGGCAGGCATGGACGCGACCGCAGTAGTCGCGGAGCCAAGTCGGCCGGactcacgacgacgaccttcGGCTCTCAACGGGCACGCTCCGAGGACTCACTGCTTGCCGCAAGTCATCGCGAGACCATCTCCTCATGTAATGGACACAGATGACGGCATCATGCAGACTGCGCGATCAGTCGGTCATATAAGCGACTGCCTTGATCCACGGCCCCTGAACGTCAAAAGTCATGTCGGACCGACGATTAGACAGACCTGGCGAGATCAAGGCGGCCCATTGGGCGCCACACACAAGGCTCCCAGGCGAATCTCGGGCCGATCAGCTCAAGTGAGGGTTCGAAGCTCGTCGGCAACCCGCCCTGCAATTAATCTCCCTCCCCATACATCAGCAGACCCAAGG
This sequence is a window from Purpureocillium takamizusanense chromosome 8, complete sequence. Protein-coding genes within it:
- the CHA1_3 gene encoding Aspartate ammonia-lyase (EggNog:ENOG503NZW4~COG:E); this encodes MTAGNGTRGMKIPWIETPLIKSASLSELVGCNVLLKLENVQPSGSFKSRGIGNFIVERLAAARAAAGDDPTLVAHFYSSSAGNAGLACVHAAVTLGCLATVVVPMSTTPFMIAKLRQAGASDVIQRGASWQEANAYLTETVMEDARRKGEAAVYVPPFDAPEIWDGHAHISRELARQIRGVTRHYPIATAAASRPSGNGGHEVHVTANGLNGGGHSATNGGEPVIDKIDAVVCSVGGGGLFCGIMQGLDETGMSATRVVAVETKGADALSQSLAAGQLVTLPAITSLATSLGARRVCDKAFEYARRETVSTAVLSDAEAIRACRRFADEEHILVELACGVCPAVCYNGMLRRLVPGLTRESVVVVVVCGGSNISFDIMEKYAASHLDGS
- a CDS encoding uncharacterized protein (SECRETED:SignalP(1-17~SECRETED:cutsite=AAA-KP~SECRETED:prob=0.8225)~COG:S~EggNog:ENOG503P1U4), translated to MKLGALVLLASAAFAAAKPTVYLIRHGEKPADGGNGLSDKGKQRAECLRKVFGASSPYNIGHIMAQTPQSDGSRARPRDTVKPLAADLGIKIDVSCDRDDTDCVQDVVDGYKGQGNILICWEHKQLNNIAEALGAKKVDNYPDDAFNIIWTQPAPYNKIVKVSSEDCPGLDSH
- a CDS encoding uncharacterized protein (COG:J~EggNog:ENOG503NUG3), yielding MVPSHNCDERLALLPLQGRSKALRETGDMATTKLSFPNSRPYAFQCPIATTALIIIDMQRDFLDPNGFGYIQCGNPEIFSSVRKIVPTVRKALDAARSIGMHVIHTREGHRPDLSDLPAAKKLRQVSAPNGHHAMGIGDQGPMGRLLVRGEWGHDVIDELTPHPGEIVIDKPGKGSFWGTGLHRMLLARGITHLLFSGVTTECCVTTTLRECNDRGYECCILSDCTGGFDQQMVTTSLDIICGQDGLFGYIGHSSDFLSQVEQLPKPSAPPGALAPDVELPSVSELQRLYKHGLVDPAAVVNLVFDKIDKYQATDPAVWISKQARDDVLRAAAALSAEYAGKPLSPLFGVPFAVKDSIDVAGIVTTVACESFAYTATSTAPCIQHLLAAGALYIGKTNLDQLATGLSGCRSPYGTPHSVYSNRHISGGSSSGSGVAVAAGLVSFAVGTDTAGSTRVPAALNGIVGFKPTKGTISARGLVPACKSLDAITVLAPCIADARQVWHIIDRHDSLDPYAKTPNSLSTWKVDFRGPEEGGFTFGIPPSSLLQQCSKAYQDLFKAAVEKLQSCGGRLIDIDFTPFAKAGDLLYDATLVHERLASIGHDFFIKNINSLHPTTKALYESALSTHLKPWQVFNDQAAQAQYTMQARNTFDTLEGGIDVLVVPSVPCHPTIEEMSGDPIALNSRLGMFTHAANVVDMCGVSVNAGFVEVEQGVKLPFGVTILGGSGYDGKVLDIAAVFEACIEETSRR
- a CDS encoding uncharacterized protein (TransMembrane:9 (o104-124i136-158o217-241i262-284o296-318i388-406o412-437i458-480o500-518i)~COG:F~COG:H~EggNog:ENOG503NUT9) codes for the protein MALTTATSSAASYLHRRVGSLTDNVRQKKSLSGWVLPKQTTTFADEGTWSNIDSDVTPIERRTWSTWTLLGFWFSDALNAQGWQVAASIMAVGLTWREALYCLLIGYSMVIIPLILNGAIGAHLHVNFAVASRASFGFYLSRVAVVIRMITALFWHAIQTYTGSTAMTQVIRAIWPSYLDIPNTIPAAVGITTHQMCSHVLFWSLQFPFLMIPPHKLSWFFVFKTVIVMVTSIAVVIALCVKAGGAGEIWQQQASVSGSTKSWLILSSMSSITGSWLTMGTNIPDFTRYLKKSNGVYWQALFMPGLASLIGIFGIIAASAGKVLYGRYIWDPVELAAQWDGPAGRCGAFFVGLCWIVGQIGTNISANVISCSNDMTTLFPKYINLRRGAIITTVIGGWVMVPWKIISSAASLLTFMASLAIFLAPISAIIGADYWIVKRRHIDIPALYRRRGVYRYRGGFNWRAAVASLISVGPNLPGMVHAVTPSILVGDVVHIYDISFLWGFTSAFVVYCTLNYFWPATDTLFEVTIHEETKVVDGIEYYNDGLATPIEADYVTKSEDKGISSTSTSV
- a CDS encoding Amidase (COG:I~COG:J~COG:T~EggNog:ENOG503NTYP); this translates as MAAVHDWERQAQVSRDILAQSIPKQWLLPTDKLPSAERTNVLDVPRESGILTEKELQITETDATGLVETMARGTWTAEEVLIAFLKRATIGHQLLNFATEFMVEDALSQARDLDSHFRRTGEIVGPLHGVPISVKEMVSFRGRVTNTGYVSWTSSNAASQDALMIRSLRKAGAVFHVRTNLPQTCMHLDCNNNITGRTHNPHNIRLSPGGSSGGESASIGFRCAAIGIGSDIGGSIRLPAAFCGCYGIRPTTLRTPWNGVGLAGEGQEGIRCTLGPLTNSLRDLDLFMKAVTDGRPWDEETSLVPLPWKERALTKDITIGILWDDMIVHPHPPVQRAMNEAVAKLKMAGILVKDWRPYKHAHGMRIINDLFYPDGAAAQLAALEASGEPWLPLTKEAFTRARKMTVAETWTVNLERETYRTEYRSLMEEQGVEYILCPAYLGVAAAPNEARYSAYTAIWNILDMPGVVFPSGLKVDPHLDGIETGYHPRSAQDELEYRAYAPEKFTDAPIGLQLVGKRFCDEELVAASKVLESIIRSS